The Ictidomys tridecemlineatus isolate mIctTri1 chromosome 6, mIctTri1.hap1, whole genome shotgun sequence genome includes a region encoding these proteins:
- the Septin3 gene encoding neuronal-specific septin-3 isoform X3, with protein sequence MSKGLPETRTDTAMSELVPEPRPKPAVPMKPVSINSNLLGYIGIDTIIEQMRKKTMKTGFDFNIMVVGQSGLGKSTLVNTLFKSQVSRKASSWNREEKIPKTVEIKAIGHVIEEGGVKMKLTVIDTPGFGDQINNENCWEPIEKYINEQYEKFLKEEVNIARKKRIPDTRVHCCLYFISPTGHSLRPLDLEFMKHLSKVVNIIPVIAKADTMTLEEKSEFKQRVRKELEVNGIEFYPQKEFDEDLEDKTENDKIRQESMPFAVVGSDKEYQVNGKRVLGRKTPWGIIEVENLNHCEFALLRDFVIRTHLQDLKEVTHNIHYETYRAKRLNDNGGLPPGEGLLGTVLPPVPATPCPTAE encoded by the exons GGCTCCCAGAGACCAGGACGGACACAGCCATGTCAGAGCTGGTGCCTGAGCCCAGGCCTAAGCCGGCAGTGCCCATGAAGCCCGTCAGCATCAACTCCAACCTGCTGGGCTATATTGGCATAGACACCATCATTGAGCAGATGCGCAAGAAGACCATGAAGACTGGTTTTGACTTCAACATCATGGTAGTTG GCCAGAGTGGACTGGGCAAGTCAACGCTGGTCAACACGCTGTTCAAATCCCAGGTGAGCCGCAAGGCTTCCAGCTGGAATCGGGAGGAGAAGATCCCCAAGACGGTGGAGATCAAAGCTATTGGGCATG TAATTGAGGAAGGTGGTGTCAAAATGAAGCTGACCGTCATCGACACCCCGGGCTTTGGAGACCAAATCAACAACGAAAACTG cTGGGAGCCCATTGAGAAGTACATCAATGAACAGTATGAGAAGTTCCTGAAGGAGGAGGTGAACATCGCCAGGAAGAAGCGCATCCCTGACACCCGCGTCCACTGCTGCCTCTACTTCATCTCCCCCACAGGACACTC CTTGCGACCCCTGGATCTCGAGTTCATGAAACACCTCAGCAAGGTGGTGAACATCATCCCTGTCATTGCTAAGGCTGACACTATGACCCTGGAGGAGAAGTCTGAATTCAAGCAGAGG GTTCGAAAGGAGCTTGAAGTAAATGGGATTGAATTCTACCCACAGAAGGAATTCGATGAGGATCTGGAGGATAAGACGGAGAACGACAAAATCAGG CAGGAGAGCATGCCCTTCGCTGTGGTAGGAAGTGACAAGGAGTACCAAGTGAATGGCAAGAGGGTCCTCGGCAGAAAAACTCCCTGGGGGATCATTGAAg TGGAAAACCTCAACCACTGTGAGTTTGCCCTGCTTCGAGACTTTGTCATCAG gacccacctccaggacCTCAAGGAAGTGACACACAACATCCACTATGAGACTTACAGGGCCAAGCGGCTCAATGACAATGGAGGCCTCCCTCCG GGAGAAGGTCTCCTGGGCACTGTCCTTCCACCTGTGCCAGCCACCCCCTGCCCCACTGCTGAATGA
- the Septin3 gene encoding neuronal-specific septin-3 isoform X4: MSKGLPETRTDTAMSELVPEPRPKPAVPMKPVSINSNLLGYIGIDTIIEQMRKKTMKTGFDFNIMVVGQSGLGKSTLVNTLFKSQVSRKASSWNREEKIPKTVEIKAIGHVIEEGGVKMKLTVIDTPGFGDQINNENCWEPIEKYINEQYEKFLKEEVNIARKKRIPDTRVHCCLYFISPTGHSLRPLDLEFMKHLSKVVNIIPVIAKADTMTLEEKSEFKQRVRKELEVNGIEFYPQKEFDEDLEDKTENDKIRESMPFAVVGSDKEYQVNGKRVLGRKTPWGIIEVENLNHCEFALLRDFVIRTHLQDLKEVTHNIHYETYRAKRLNDNGGLPPGEGLLGTVLPPVPATPCPTAE, translated from the exons GGCTCCCAGAGACCAGGACGGACACAGCCATGTCAGAGCTGGTGCCTGAGCCCAGGCCTAAGCCGGCAGTGCCCATGAAGCCCGTCAGCATCAACTCCAACCTGCTGGGCTATATTGGCATAGACACCATCATTGAGCAGATGCGCAAGAAGACCATGAAGACTGGTTTTGACTTCAACATCATGGTAGTTG GCCAGAGTGGACTGGGCAAGTCAACGCTGGTCAACACGCTGTTCAAATCCCAGGTGAGCCGCAAGGCTTCCAGCTGGAATCGGGAGGAGAAGATCCCCAAGACGGTGGAGATCAAAGCTATTGGGCATG TAATTGAGGAAGGTGGTGTCAAAATGAAGCTGACCGTCATCGACACCCCGGGCTTTGGAGACCAAATCAACAACGAAAACTG cTGGGAGCCCATTGAGAAGTACATCAATGAACAGTATGAGAAGTTCCTGAAGGAGGAGGTGAACATCGCCAGGAAGAAGCGCATCCCTGACACCCGCGTCCACTGCTGCCTCTACTTCATCTCCCCCACAGGACACTC CTTGCGACCCCTGGATCTCGAGTTCATGAAACACCTCAGCAAGGTGGTGAACATCATCCCTGTCATTGCTAAGGCTGACACTATGACCCTGGAGGAGAAGTCTGAATTCAAGCAGAGG GTTCGAAAGGAGCTTGAAGTAAATGGGATTGAATTCTACCCACAGAAGGAATTCGATGAGGATCTGGAGGATAAGACGGAGAACGACAAAATCAGG GAGAGCATGCCCTTCGCTGTGGTAGGAAGTGACAAGGAGTACCAAGTGAATGGCAAGAGGGTCCTCGGCAGAAAAACTCCCTGGGGGATCATTGAAg TGGAAAACCTCAACCACTGTGAGTTTGCCCTGCTTCGAGACTTTGTCATCAG gacccacctccaggacCTCAAGGAAGTGACACACAACATCCACTATGAGACTTACAGGGCCAAGCGGCTCAATGACAATGGAGGCCTCCCTCCG GGAGAAGGTCTCCTGGGCACTGTCCTTCCACCTGTGCCAGCCACCCCCTGCCCCACTGCTGAATGA